In the genome of Candidatus Methanoperedens sp., the window TGCCCCTGCAGGAAGGCTATGTCCTGAAGGCAGTGGATATAGATCTGAGTGCCCGGACAATGCTCATCTCCCTGTTAAAAGATGGGAACGTAGTAGATCCAGGAACTCCTCTAAACGCAGGCCAGACCTATGTTTATGCACCATCGAGAGTGGGTGCTGTATCAGACCTCCCTATTATTATGATACGATTTGACAGCGTGTTCTCAGGCACAGAAGTGCAGGCTGCCTTCTTGAAAGGTGTGTTCCAGATATCACCGAACCCAACCACGATTAAAACCGGGAACGTATACAATGATATGAAAGTGACAAATGTCGGACAGGATAAAATCGAGATGAAGAATAATAATGCTATCAGCCTGGATAATGGCAAAATTGAACAACTAATGGGCGATATTAACCTGAAAGTAGGTGACACCGCAGCCACTGATAACCTTCTCCGGTTTTATTTTGCTGTGGATGTAACCCCTGAAAAGGTGGCAAACCAGCTTGTAATAGATGCTCCGACTAAAGCAAATGCTGGAGATGTACTTAATGTAAAGGTTACAGCAGGTGGTAATCCTCTGGACGGCGTATCTGTAGCGTTGAGTTCTGCTGATGCAGGCCAGACTGATAAGAATGGCCTCCTCAACTATACCCTGCCAAAAACGCTGAAAGGCATTTACAACATAACAGCAACCAAGCTGGGCCTCCAGAAGGCGACAAGGAGCATAGAAGTCCTGCAATATGTTGAGTACAGGCTGAGTATAGACGCTCCGACGACTGCTAACCAGTTTTCTCCAGTCTATATAAATGTTACATATAATGGCTCTGCAATCAGCGGAGCGACTATAGTGTACGACAATGGAACTATTGGCGCAACTGATAATAACGGCGTATTGAACTACACTCTACAAACAAGCGGCACGCATACCATATCGGCATCAAAGAGCGGTTATATCACGGCTGAAAGAGATATTAACGTCAGGGCGCCTTTTTCCCAGTATCAGGCGCTCAATATCAATATTACTCCAGGCACTGTTTTCGTAAACGAGCAGGCTTTAATCAGGTCGAATATCACAAATGTAGGCACGAAAGCGGATACACTCCCTGTGGAACTTATTTCTAACGGGACAGTCGTTGACAACAGGTCAGTCTCTCTTGCCCCGAGTGAGATAAAGGAGATTAATTTTACAAGAAAAGAAACCCTGCCGGGGAATTATACGATTGAAATACTTGGACAGAAAGGGTTACTGGAAGTTAAGGAACAGCCAATAAATTACCTTCTGGTAGGAGGAATTGCAACTGCCCTCGGAGCTATCATAATCTATGTGTTGACTGCTAAAAGCAAGCTGAGCCTTGAATTACTGAGACGGAAATTGAACCTTTCTGGGAAACCCGGCAACAAAGGGCCTTAATATGGCCCTATTTGTAAGCCGGGTAAAGCCCTAAAGCATATTTTAGATTATCCGCTGGGGCTCACCAAAGCCTTTCAGATCTAATTAAGAGCTGGCGTCCAGGAGAAAATTCCGAGTTCACGTATTCGAGATGAATGATTATTTCAAAGCCCCTATCACATCTTCAACATCCACGTATCTTCTGTCCGGCAGCTTCTCAAGCAACATACAAGCATGCACATGCTCCACATCTGATAGATCAAACACCTTCCACCCCTGTTTTTCTATTAATTCGCTTTTGGTGGCAGGGAATTTCGCATCCTCTTCAAGCACCGATTTAATTGATGCCAGTCCGGTAGTCTTCGTGAGATTAGGAAAGCTTCTGCTTTTTTCATAAACCTTGAGTCTCGCCGCATCCATGTACATCTTTGCCCCATGGAAGGTGAGGTATGCTACACTTGTACTTTTTTCCTTTACGCGTTCATCAATTTGGCGCATCTCCGTATCATCGAACTGGTATAGATTGTGTTCTCCGCGCCCGAAAAGGCGCGTGTAAATTATGTCTGAATCGATATCTGGCAATTGCCGTGAGATATCGGTGCATTGGATTATTCCGAGATCACGCATTAATTCAATCGTCTCTCGTGTTATCTGCCCGCGTATCTCCCAGGCCAATCTGATTTTTCCGAAATTAAATGAAGAAATTAAATCTCTTATGTCCTTCAACTTTTCATGTGGATCGAAAGAAGCCGGGGTCTGGATATGCAGTACTTCAGCCCTCAGTTCGTTGCAGATACGAAGCGAATTATGGAGTATTTCATGACTCTCCGGAATGGGGGTAAGAAAATACTTATGCGTGAGGTCCTGGTGACAGCGTACCGAGAACATAAAATCAGGAGGCACTCGCTTTCTCCATGACCTGACCATTTCAATGGATGGGGTTGTGTAGAAAGTCGAGTTCACTTCCACAAAATCAAATGCCTTTGCGTATGCAGCAAGACGA includes:
- a CDS encoding DUF72 domain-containing protein, which gives rise to MLYIGAGGWAYFRVPGMDRLAAYAKAFDFVEVNSTFYTTPSIEMVRSWRKRVPPDFMFSVRCHQDLTHKYFLTPIPESHEILHNSLRICNELRAEVLHIQTPASFDPHEKLKDIRDLISSFNFGKIRLAWEIRGQITRETIELMRDLGIIQCTDISRQLPDIDSDIIYTRLFGRGEHNLYQFDDTEMRQIDERVKEKSTSVAYLTFHGAKMYMDAARLKVYEKSRSFPNLTKTTGLASIKSVLEEDAKFPATKSELIEKQGWKVFDLSDVEHVHACMLLEKLPDRRYVDVEDVIGALK
- a CDS encoding S-layer protein domain-containing protein, whose translation is PLQEGYVLKAVDIDLSARTMLISLLKDGNVVDPGTPLNAGQTYVYAPSRVGAVSDLPIIMIRFDSVFSGTEVQAAFLKGVFQISPNPTTIKTGNVYNDMKVTNVGQDKIEMKNNNAISLDNGKIEQLMGDINLKVGDTAATDNLLRFYFAVDVTPEKVANQLVIDAPTKANAGDVLNVKVTAGGNPLDGVSVALSSADAGQTDKNGLLNYTLPKTLKGIYNITATKLGLQKATRSIEVLQYVEYRLSIDAPTTANQFSPVYINVTYNGSAISGATIVYDNGTIGATDNNGVLNYTLQTSGTHTISASKSGYITAERDINVRAPFSQYQALNINITPGTVFVNEQALIRSNITNVGTKADTLPVELISNGTVVDNRSVSLAPSEIKEINFTRKETLPGNYTIEILGQKGLLEVKEQPINYLLVGGIATALGAIIIYVLTAKSKLSLELLRRKLNLSGKPGNKGP